From Pedobacter aquae:
AGTAATCTTTTGTCTTTCTATACTATACAAAAGCCTCAAAAAATAATTTTTGAGGCTTTTTTGGTTTTTAATGAAATACTAAAACAAGCTAAAAAAATAAAGCCTTACCATAAAAGAATTAAAATCAATTCTAATAATAATGGTTTTAACACATATTTAAGCAACGATAAGGGAATGTAGATGAGCTGCCCAATCTGGCAATATTTGATTGACTTCAACAATCTGACCACAATGTATATTCATCAAAGGTGTCATTATTACTTGTTCATGAGGAGGAGAGAAATTTTGGAACAAGTGTACAGATGTAAAAAAACTATAATATCTATATAGATTTTCAAGACTTTTAATGTAGTTGATATTAATATATTCCAAAGAAACATTGTGTCCTCCTTTTGCCACGCGAAGTTTTACCCTATCGATGCTTGCTTCTACAGAATCCAGCCCCATGAAAAACAAACGAGTTTCAAAACCCGTTGTAGCAAAACGCTCAACCGTTTTTATTATTTCTTTACTTCTAAAATTAGTTTCAAAAGCCGCATCGGCTCCAGATGAAAGAGAAGTTTCTTTCCATTTTGCAAAAGCAACATCGTTAACATTAGCCCATAATAGGCTTTCATCTAAATCTGTATAAATATTTTTCAGATTTTGAAATACTATATCTCCATCAAAAACAGATGTACCGGGAGAAACCATTGAAGCAGAGAGCGTACTCTTACCTGCGCCATTAGGCCCTGCGAAAACATATAATTGAGGCCGTATCATCCAATAACCTTTACGGTCATCGTGGCGCCTGTTAAAGCGTCTATGCGCACCAATAACTTATGATCGGGATACTCATGTATGAATAAATCTTTGCTTATGCAAAGTTCATTTCGATAACTATTGTAAAGCCCCATACGAAGATTGATTGTCTGAACTTCTGCTACATGAGGTGCCAACACTTGAGATTGCTCTCTTAGTGAACGTTCAAATAAAGGTTTGAATTTATCACGTACCATATAATCAAAGGTACAAAAAACGAAATAAAACAAAAAGCCCATCACTTTTTATGATGGGCTTTATAAATTCCGACAATTTTCTTGAGTAAAGTTGGGTAGTACTCAACCTTTCAAGCTCCCGAAGCTGGGCTCGAACCAGCGACCCTCTGATTAACAGTCAGATGCTCTAACCAGCTGAGCTATTCGGGATCGTGTGTACAAAACGTGTTTGCAACTGTGGCGCAAATATATCAATTGATTTTAATTCTAGAAAAAAAATCATCAATAATATTCACAATTTTAGAAGCTAAAAAATTCAATCATCTCATCTGTTTGATATACAGATTTTTCCATAAAAAAGCCCCATATTTTCATATCGGGCTTTTTATGGAAATTTCATCATTTTAAGATTTCATAACACCAATGGTACTGCCATTCCAGTCTGGAAATAATTGAGCATGATCATTTACTTTCAAATGTTTTGCAGCAACTTCACTAAATACACTTCTAAAATCTGTAGTTACGGCCAAATCTCTTCCATCTTCTAAATTTTCTACAGATAATGGTGCCACTTTACCATGTACTAAGCCACCTTTAACATCATTACCTAAAATAAAATTACATGATGCTCTTCCGTGGTCTGTTCCTCCAGTTCCGTTTTGTTTAACGGTACGTCCAAATTCAGTCATCGTCATTACCGTAACATCATCTTGTAAAGTGCCCATATCTGTCCAAAAAGCCATGATACTATCGCTTAAATCATTTACATTTCTAGCGAAAATACCGGTATCTGTACCTTGGTTAAAGTGGGTATCCCAACCGCCAGACTCGGCGAAAGCCACCTCTAAACCAACATTCATTTTAATGAGCTGAGCTATTTGTTTTAACGAATTTCCTAAAGATGATGTAGGGTACACGGCGCCATTAGCTGGCTTATAATTTTTGGTATCGGTTTTTTGAAGCATTTTAATAGCCTCAAAACTTTCTTTACCTGTATTTTTCAATAGCTCAGAAGATGTTTGATCGTATAAATCTTCAAAATTCTTAGCTGCCATATTAGCACTTGCTTGGTTTCCTCTCATCTGGATATTAAAATCCTGAAGATTACTGATAGCTAAAGAAGGATTATCTCCATAAAAAGAACGTGGTAAAGAGGATGTTAAACTTACTGCCTGAAATGGCGTAGCCGTTTCATGACCAAGTAAGCCCACCGCCCTGTTTAACCAACCGCTAGGCGTTCCTTTTTTGAAAGGCGTACCAGATTCCATATAATCCTGAGCATCAAAATGTGAGCGAGTAGTATTTGGCGAGCCAATACCATGTACAATGCCCATTCTTTTCTCTCTAAAAACTTGCTCAAAAGCTGCCATTGATGGATGTAAACCAAAATTTCCGTCTAAATCTATCAAAGGTTTTTCATTAGCCGCTTTAACTGGCGACATGAATAATGTTGGTCTTGCAGCCTTTAAATATTCATCATTAAATGGCGTTACTGCCATTAAACCATCCATAGCACCACGTTGAAAAATACAAACTAGTATTTTACGACGTTGAAATAAACCCGGCTCTCTGATTCCTGCTACAGCTTCTGATAAGAAGGTTGGAATACCTCCAATACCTATCCCAAAAAGAGCTAAACCACCTGCTTTTATAAATCCTCTCCTTGATGTCATATCCTTAATATTTTAATTTCTTATTTACGTTGAAACTCTGGCGAACCAATGATAACCCCAACTACTTGTGCTAACATATTGCTACCTGCATTAGCTTGTATAGTTGGCTTAGGCTGAGTTGGCTTTGCTTGATTTTTCTCTTTCATAGCTTGCATACCCATCATATCTTCACCTAAAGAAGCTTCTTCATTCATCATCATATTCTCGGTTTTAACCTGATTTTTGTTGGCCGCAGCTTCTACTTTTTTAATCAATTCTGGGTCGTTCACCATAGGTTTTAACCTTTTTACCGTTTCATGTACGTTGCGCTCTGGCATCATGATCTTGCTATAGGTATACAAAGCTGCTTCTGCACTTTCTGGCTCTCTGTTTTGGTTTAAAGCCTGAATATTGAATTTTATCCCTGGTATTTTTTGCGATGCAATAGCTAAACCAAAATTCATTCTGTTTAATAATGAACCTGTATTTATCCAATAAGCTGCTCTATCTGGGAAACCGGTTGGTGCTTGGTAATAATATATTTTTTGCCCCATTTTATTTATCCATGTAAATAATTGGTAAGGCTGAGTAATTTCTGCATCTAAGCTTCTTACGGCACTCATAGCTAGCTCAAAAGGAGATTTAGTTTTTTCTCTTAAAGCTTCTTTGTTCCAAAATTCTGAAGCTGTAACCATGGTTATCATCACTTCTCTTAGATTGCCTTTTTTCTCGCGGAAAGTTTTAGCCATTTTATCGATAAGACTTTGTGGAGGATTATCGCTAACAAAACGCACTGCCAATTTGCGTGAAATAAATTTAGCTGTTGAAGGATGATTAGCCAGCATATTTAATAAAGTAACGCCTTCTTCATAACCGCCACCTTCTGGGAAATATTTATCTAAAACGGTTTTCTCTCCTTTATCATGACGGTTAGGCACAAACATGAAATCACCATCTAATACATAACCAGTACTTAGAAGCTTCTCTTTGGATGAGTTTTCCATGATTTTCTTCATCCCATCAGAGTAGCCATCATTCATAGGCGCTATCGTCCACCCGGTTAATACACGGGCAGCTTGGGTAACATCTTGCTGATTGTAGCCTCCATCAACACCTAAAGTATGCAACTCCATTACCTCTCTGGCATAATTTTCATTTAAGCCTCGGTTATTGTTAGCTGGTTTTTTAACTTTTGCATTTTTAGGCATCTCCATAGGGCCAGCACTAGAAAAATTATCTAAATACCTTAACATTGCCGGAGATTTTGCGGTTGCTAGTAGTAAAACATTAAAATCCTGAAATACATTTGGCCTAATAACATCTCGCTCATAAGCAGGAATAAACTCGGCACATTGCCCTTTATCTAAAGAAACATTGAAATGGTTAAACCAAAACTCGGTTAAAACCTCTTGAACTTGATTTTGTGAGTAAGCCGCTCTCAGGATTTTTTGACTGATAAATTGTCTATAAAGCTCTTGTTGAGGTCTTAAGCCCTTTTCATCCATATATTTTTTGATGATTTGGCGATAATCTGCTCTGTTTTGGTCTACAGAATCTTTATGAACATAACCATCTTTAATAGCCATTCTAATTGCAACTCCACCTCTTGGGTATTTTTCTACAACTTGTGCGTTAGAAAGTTGAAGTGCATCATACTTATCTAGCATCTGCTTTAGCTCTTTATCCTCTAAATTTGCTTTTAGTTGACTGGCAAACCATTTTTCAAGTCCTATTTTTAAAACAGCATCTATCTCACCAGGTTTAATGCCATAAGTAAATCTGCCTAATAGATGTGCCGCAGCTTCACGCTCCGTTAAACCTGCCTGCTTATAAGGAAAAGAAAAATTTGCTCTTCCAGACTTTTCTTTTGTGAAAGAAGCTAGTACTATTAAACTAGTAACTATTAATGCGGTTATACTGAAATAACGAAAAGCAATTTTCATAAATCTGTGGTTTATAAAGTAATAATGTATTTAAGACATGATAAAATAGGATAGGTTTAACCAACGATGAAACAGGAAAGTTATTTCAAAAAAAAGCGCTCTTCTGATTAGAGAACGCTATTAAGGAATAAATAAAATATTTTTAAAATTAACCTAATACCGGCTGATTGACTGAGTAATATTTCAACTCTATAATATCATTAGGAAGAGCTTTTGTATTCCAATGTTGATGTATGGCTACCGCAGCTCCTAAAGCCGTTGCTTGAGCCATGGCGGCGGCATAAACTTCTATCTGAGGGAATGCTCTTGCCAATAAATTCATATAAATGGTATTTTTTGAAAAACCGCCATCTACAAATATTTTCCTTATGGCAGAACCTTTGATGATTAAAGCTGTGGATTGCGATTGTAAATCAATAATATCTGCAACTAACTGATGATAAGCTTCTTTCTCATTTGCAAAACTGCTTAAATCTCTATCACCAAATTGAGATTGCTTTGGTAAAATTGCTGATGCTTGCTCTTCATTTTTAAAACGCTCTTTTAATTGCGCTGCCAATTGAGCATCAAAAGGCATGGTTCTAAAAATAAGCGCATCTACCTTAAAATGTGCTGCTATTCTTTTACTTTGCTGTTCTAACTCGAACCCTGCAAATAATCTTGAAGCTTTTACAGGTTTCCCATGATAAGCTATGTAAGCCAAGCAATCGTTCTCTAACTCTTGCGAGGTTAAAGGGCTTTCGTTAAACGGATTAAGACTAATACACCATGTACCTGTAGAAAGCAATACAAAAGGCTCTTTAAAATTTACCAAATAAGGAATCAAAGCTGCTGAGCTATCATGTAAACCTACACCTGTTTTATAAGTTTTACCCATAAAAGAGGCTTCAATAACATCATCAGCAGGAAAAATTTCAGGAAGCTTTTCTACCAATTGTTCATCATAAACCCATTGGTGATAATCTTTTTTATTGAAATCCCATAGTTGAGTATGGCATCCAACACTGGTCATATCGGTAAAATATTTACCAGTGATTAAATTGCTCATGTACTGCGGAAGATGCAAAACATGTTTTATCTGCTGAAAAATATCAGGTTTTTGATACTTGATACGGTACAATTGCATTCCAGAGTTTAAACTACCCGAGGCTGGTGATGCCGTTTCTTGTGCTATTTTTTGTGGACTACCATGTGTTTTATAAAACAGCTCTTCTAAATCCTTTGGATAAGGTTTTAAATAATTATAAAGTGGCGTTAAGGGTTTTCCTTCCTCATCTAGGTATACAAAACTTGCCCCGTAAGTAGAAAAATTAATGGCTTTGATATCGTATTTATTGATTTTTAAAACTTCATTTAAAGAATCAAAAACTGATAATCTAAGGCTGTCTAAATTCTCGCAGCTGTCTCCATCTTCGTCTTTGGTTTCTAAAAAACGAGCTGATTTTTCATAAACAATATGGTATTGCTCATCAAAAAGGAAAAGCTTTTTATTGGTTTTACCTACATCAAAAACAGCAATAACGGGGATAAGCATTTTTTAAGTTGAAAGTATTAAGTTAATGGTTGTAAGTATTAAGTTGAAAGTGAAAATTTTAGAGTTTAAAGTCTTCAATATAAATCGTCATTTAAACTCTAAATTCTTCAGAAATCAATCTAAAATCGTCATTCTAAAATCTAAGCTCTCTCTTCAGGAACCAATCTAAAATCGTCATTCTAAAATCTAAAATATTAAAGTCCGGTTGCTACCGTTACAGCTCCTCTTTCTTTGATGAGTTCTTGTCTTACGGCTAACTTTCTGTAAGCTGCCACAGGATCTAAAGCTGCACCAGAACGTAAACGAGCTTCTGCTACAATTGCTCTAACATCGGTACGGAAAACATTTTGTAATATTTCCTGACATTTAACTGTATCGTTTTCTTCTTGAGCTTGTTGTAAAGCTTTTCTATCAACCAATAAAGCTTGCGTATAAGCAATCATGATAGCTTCAACAGACTGTAATAAATCTTCTAACGGATCTTTTACGTTATGCGATGCATCAATCATCCAACCTAAATCTTTGGCGTGGTTCATGTTTTTAGCATCCATACCCTCTACCAATTCGTTAAATATTAAGAATAACTGATATGGTTTTAAGCTTCCTGCGGTTAAATCGTCATCGCCATATTTAGAATCGTTGAAATGGAAACCACCTAGTTTACCTTCCATCAATAATAAAGAAACGATTTGCTCTATATTGGCATTTGGTAAATGGTGACCTAAATCTACCAAAGTATAAGCCTGCGGACCTAGTTTATTGGCAAATAATAAAGATTGTCCCCAATCTCCAACCGTCATCGAATAGAAATTTGGTTCGAAAGCTTTATACTCTACAAACATTTTCCAATCTTTTGGTAAGGCTGCATATATTTCTTGTAAGCTTTCTAAAGTATTTTGGAAAGCTTTTCTAAAGTTTAATTGCCCAGGAAAGCAAGAACCATCTGCTAACCAAACGGTTAAAGAATCTGAACCTAAAGCTAAACCTTGTTTAATAACCTCAATATTGTGCTCAATAGCTTGTTTTCTTACCGCTTTATTTACATGCTGTAATGACCCAAATTTATAGCTTAACTCTTGTCCTTTTTGATCTTGAAAGGTGTTAGAGTTCATGGCATCAAAACGTAAACCATGACTTGCCGTAAGATTTTTTATAGCGTCATAATCTTGAGGGATATCCCAAGGAATATGTAAAGATATAGCACCACTAGATTGGTTTAATTTATGTAACAAGCCAATATCAGCAATTTTTTCTTCTAAGTTACGAGGCTCGCCACCGCCAGAAAACCTACCGAAACGCGTACCGCCTGTACCTAAAGCCCAGCTAGGGATAGCTATTTGAAAATCAATTAATTTTTGGATAACAGCCTCTACCTGAGGAATTTCTGACTTAATAAAATCAAACCTTTTTTGATGTGATGCTTGATTATCGCTATTATGTTGTTCTATCTGACTTTTTTCTATCAACATGCTTGTAATTGGTTTTTATTAATGTAATAAAAAAATAACCGATTAAGAAACCGTAGCAATTGTTCTTAATCGGTCTTTAATTGCTGCTTTTATCTTACAAATGCCATGGCAACACCACCATCAACATTTAATACATTACCGGTTGATTTATTTAATAAACCACCAGCAAATGCGAAACAAGCGTTAGCAATATCTTCTGGTAAAATAATCTCGTTTAATAAAGTACGTTTTGCGTAATAAGCAGGTAATTCTTCTACTTTAACGCCATAAGCTTTTGCTCTGCCTTCTGCCCAGCCACCAGCCCAGATATTACTATCAGAGATTACGGCATCAGGGTTAACCACGTTTACACGGATTTTATCAGCACCTAATTCTGCAGCATTTAACCTACTTAAATGTAATTGTGCAGCTTTTGCAGAACCATAACCAGCGTTATTTGGACCAGAAACTAAAGCGTTTTTACTTACAATATTGATGATATCGCCACCAATATTTTGCTTACGCATGATTGCTACACTTGCTTGGGTAATTTTAAATTGGCCTTTTACCAATACATCGTAAAGTAAATCCCAATCTTTATCGGTATGGTCTTCTATAGATTTTGAGATAGATAAACCAGCATTATTAACAATTAAATCTACCCCGCCAAAAGCCAAAGCAGCTACTTCTAAAGCTTCTTGTATTTGGCTATCATTGGTAACATCTAAAACTGCTGTTGTATAAGAATCTTTCCCGTAAAGCTTTTTAAACTCTTCGCCTGCACTAGCTAAACGCTCTGCATTCATATCGTTTAAAATAACTACAGCACCTTCTTCTACAAATTTCTTTGCAATAGCTTTACCTATACCACCGGCACTACCTGTAATTAAAGCAATACGTCCTGATAAAGACTTAGGCTTAGGCATACGTTGTAATTTAGCTTCTTCTAGCAACCAGTACTCAATATCAAAAGCTTCTTGTCTTGGTAATGAGGTATATTCTGAAATAGCTTCAGCACCCTTCATTACATTAATAGCATTGGTATAAAATTCTGCCGCTACGCGGGTAGTTTGTTTATCTTTTGAGAAAGAGAATAAACCTACACCTGGGTATAATATAATTACCGGATTAGCATCTCTTATAGCTGGGCTATTATCATGCTTGCAAGTCTCGTAATAGGCAGTATACATGTTACGATAAGCTTCAAAAGCTGGCGCTAATTGCTCTTTTATAGCTTTTACGTCTGATAAATCTTGCTCTGGCTTTAAGTCTAATACTAAAGGACTAATTTTAGTTCTTAAGAAATGGTCTGGACAACTGGTTCCTAGTGGTGCTAACCTATCTAAATCATGAGAATTGATAAACTCTAGCACTCTAGCATCATCAGTAAAATGTCCAATCATACTTCTCTCGCTTGAGCAAAAACCACGTAAAATGGGTGCTAAAGCAGCTGCTTGTTTCTTACGTTGGTCTTCTGGAAGACTTTGTATTTTTTGTCCGCCAAAAACAGGTCCTTTTTTACCATAATTTTGCTCTAGATATTCAGCACATTTCTCTATCACCTCTAAGGTATTGATATAGCTTTCGTAAGCCGTATCTCCCCAAGTAAACAAACCATGTGAGCCCAACATAATACCTTTAATACCAGGGTTCTCATCTAAACATTGCTTCAATTGTAAGCCTAGTTCAAAACCTGGTTTTTTCCACTCTACCCAACCAATTTCTCCGTTAAATAATTCTTGAGTGATTTTTTTACCATCTTTTGCTGCCGCGATAGCAATAGCTGCATCGGGGTGTAAATGGTCTATATGTTTAAATGGCAAGAAACCATGTAAAGGCGTATCTATAGAAGGTGCTTTAGAAGCTAAATCGTAAATACAATGGTTAAAAAGTTCAACCATTTCATCCTCATAAGCTACACCACGGTATATATTTTTTAAATTACGTAAACGGTCTACATATAAAGCTGCTAATCCGCTTTTCTTTAGGGTACCTATATCTCCACCAGAACCTTTAATCCACATGATTTCGGTATCTGCTCCTGTTAACGGATCTTTTGCAATAGCTTTACAAGATGTATTTCCTCCACCGTAATTAGTAAGCCTTAAATCTGCTCCTAATAAATTTGAACGGTAAATTAATAACGCTACTTCATCTCCTGCTAGCTTTGCTGCTTCGGCTTCATCCCATAAATAGCTTACGTGTTTAAATTGCTTTGTATCAAAAGACATAATATGCTGGTTTTTATTGTTTTATTATTTGATTGAGTTTCCGTAGCCTACAATTAAAATAGAAAGGATAATAAATAGTATACCTACGATAATGGTAGTGAGGGTTTTACTTTTTACACCTTTCCATTCTTTAAGGATTAAACCCCAAAGGTTGGCTATAAGAATGATAAATGCCATGTGTAATATCCACGAGCTTGGACCATTTCCTAATTTACTTTCACCCATGCCGTAAAAGAAAAATTGTAAGAACCAAGTTGTACCTGCTAATGCAGAGAAAATGTAGTTTTTTAATAGAGGCGTAGCCGCGTTGGTATAATCTCCGAAAGTTTTATTGCGGAAGTTTAACAACATACACCAAATAAAATTGGTAGTTAAACCACCTAATAAAATGACTACATAAGTAACATTATTTTGAAACAAAAATTCGCCTTGGTTAGGGTTACTAGCTTTCCACACTTCATTTGCTGTAGAAGCCATGTCTTTACCTGCATCAATCCCGAAAGCAAAACAGGCACTTAAAACACCAGAAATTATGGATACAAAAAGTCCTAACCCTATTTTAAATTCGTTATTGGCCGATGAAGCGTCTTTTTCTGCCGCTTTTAAATCTTTCTCTTTCATCATACCTGCTTTTCCGCAGATGATAATTCCGATGATACATACCAGAATACCCAGCAACACCATTTGACCCCAAGTATTGCTAATTAAATCTGAAAAAGAATCTTTACCCGGACTAGGGTGTAAATCATAATAAAAAGAAGGAATTAAAGCTCCAAAAACAGAGCATAAGCCCAAGATGATAGAGCTCCCTAAAGAAACACCAAGATATCTTACGCCCAGGCCATAAGTTAAACCACCTATTCCCCATAAAACGCCGAAGAAATAAGTTAAGCCTAAAATGCCACCATCAGTAGCGGCAATAATTCCGGTAAAATCTGGTATGGTTAAATAAGCAGCTAAAGGAGGTACAATAAGCCAAGAAAATATCCCGCCTACTATCCAATAACTTTCCCAAGACCAACCTTTAACTTTTTTATAAGGGATGTAAAAACTACCGGAAGCAAAGCCCCCAATAAAGTGAAAAATGACGCCTAATAATGCTTGCATGTATAATTCGTTTAACTTACTATTGGTAGGGCTAAATATGCACCTAACTACGTTAAACTGTCATGTACCATCATGCATCTTTTACAAAGACGCTCTTAAAGTAAGGTAAAATGGAACCTCGCGGTGAGCCGAGATTTGATTTTTATCATTTCTGCAGCCATAGTTCCCATCAATTTAAAATCTGTAGAAATGGTAGTGATTCCGTTAAGTAATAATTTTTTTAAAGGTGTCTCATTATAAGAGATGATTCCCACTTCTGTACCCAGTTTAAAATCTAAAGAAACAATCTTCTCTATTAGGGTAACCAGGTCATCCTCCATCAAATTGATATAAACTTCTCCTTTTTCTATGAGCTCTGTTTCTATATCGTGTATGATGCGGTGGGTAAAAGCATATTGCTGACAAAACAGCTTAAAGCCATCAATAATTTCTGTAGGATAATAACTTTTATCCGGGAAGATTAATTTTAAGGTATGATATTTTGAAAGCTCTTCTTTGGCCTGATTAAGTGCTTGATAGATATCCTGCCTAAAGTTTTCATAAACAGCAGAGAAATTACCCTCTATACCCTCAATTTTCTTATCCAATAAGATAAGTTTATCTGCCGGTATGGTATTGATAATTTGATAGGCGTCTTCACCTCCCTCCATAAAATGTGGTACAATTACATAATGAGAATAATCATTACGCTTGCTTTGGATAAGTTTTTTGAAGATAGCATACTCATTGTTATAGATATAAAAATCTATAGCGGCATCTTCACCTAAGGCAGCAACAAAGGCATCATAAATGATTTTTTTATGTGCCGATAGCTTATTGAAAAGTAAGAAAACCCTAATTTTCTTTTTAAAATCTGTATTGCCGATATAATAACCCTTACCCGGTACAGAAACCAGAATGTTTCTTTTCTTAAGATATTTATAGCCTTTTTCTGCCGTATCTCTAGAAATATCTAAAGCAAAACTTAATTCGTTTATAGATGGCAATGGATCATCCTTTTTAAGCTTAGCATTTTCTATGGCTGCTATAATAGAATCGCAAAGCTGCATATATTTTGGTGTTGCAGAATATTCATCTATTTGTATAAGCTTAAAAAAATTATCTGTCCGCATAAATCAGAAACGCAAAGAAAACAAAGGTTTATACAAATGTAGGTAGAACAAAGTAAAATGTCCTACCTCTATATGATTTTAATTGAATATTTACATTTTTATCTAAGCGGTTTTATTTCTTTAATGATGCCCAATTACCACTATAATAAGCTTTATCTAATTG
This genomic window contains:
- a CDS encoding DUF1501 domain-containing protein; this encodes MTSRRGFIKAGGLALFGIGIGGIPTFLSEAVAGIREPGLFQRRKILVCIFQRGAMDGLMAVTPFNDEYLKAARPTLFMSPVKAANEKPLIDLDGNFGLHPSMAAFEQVFREKRMGIVHGIGSPNTTRSHFDAQDYMESGTPFKKGTPSGWLNRAVGLLGHETATPFQAVSLTSSLPRSFYGDNPSLAISNLQDFNIQMRGNQASANMAAKNFEDLYDQTSSELLKNTGKESFEAIKMLQKTDTKNYKPANGAVYPTSSLGNSLKQIAQLIKMNVGLEVAFAESGGWDTHFNQGTDTGIFARNVNDLSDSIMAFWTDMGTLQDDVTVMTMTEFGRTVKQNGTGGTDHGRASCNFILGNDVKGGLVHGKVAPLSVENLEDGRDLAVTTDFRSVFSEVAAKHLKVNDHAQLFPDWNGSTIGVMKS
- a CDS encoding DUF1800 domain-containing protein — its product is MKIAFRYFSITALIVTSLIVLASFTKEKSGRANFSFPYKQAGLTEREAAAHLLGRFTYGIKPGEIDAVLKIGLEKWFASQLKANLEDKELKQMLDKYDALQLSNAQVVEKYPRGGVAIRMAIKDGYVHKDSVDQNRADYRQIIKKYMDEKGLRPQQELYRQFISQKILRAAYSQNQVQEVLTEFWFNHFNVSLDKGQCAEFIPAYERDVIRPNVFQDFNVLLLATAKSPAMLRYLDNFSSAGPMEMPKNAKVKKPANNNRGLNENYAREVMELHTLGVDGGYNQQDVTQAARVLTGWTIAPMNDGYSDGMKKIMENSSKEKLLSTGYVLDGDFMFVPNRHDKGEKTVLDKYFPEGGGYEEGVTLLNMLANHPSTAKFISRKLAVRFVSDNPPQSLIDKMAKTFREKKGNLREVMITMVTASEFWNKEALREKTKSPFELAMSAVRSLDAEITQPYQLFTWINKMGQKIYYYQAPTGFPDRAAYWINTGSLLNRMNFGLAIASQKIPGIKFNIQALNQNREPESAEAALYTYSKIMMPERNVHETVKRLKPMVNDPELIKKVEAAANKNQVKTENMMMNEEASLGEDMMGMQAMKEKNQAKPTQPKPTIQANAGSNMLAQVVGVIIGSPEFQRK
- a CDS encoding FGGY-family carbohydrate kinase → MLIPVIAVFDVGKTNKKLFLFDEQYHIVYEKSARFLETKDEDGDSCENLDSLRLSVFDSLNEVLKINKYDIKAINFSTYGASFVYLDEEGKPLTPLYNYLKPYPKDLEELFYKTHGSPQKIAQETASPASGSLNSGMQLYRIKYQKPDIFQQIKHVLHLPQYMSNLITGKYFTDMTSVGCHTQLWDFNKKDYHQWVYDEQLVEKLPEIFPADDVIEASFMGKTYKTGVGLHDSSAALIPYLVNFKEPFVLLSTGTWCISLNPFNESPLTSQELENDCLAYIAYHGKPVKASRLFAGFELEQQSKRIAAHFKVDALIFRTMPFDAQLAAQLKERFKNEEQASAILPKQSQFGDRDLSSFANEKEAYHQLVADIIDLQSQSTALIIKGSAIRKIFVDGGFSKNTIYMNLLARAFPQIEVYAAAMAQATALGAAVAIHQHWNTKALPNDIIELKYYSVNQPVLG
- a CDS encoding sugar isomerase; translation: MLIEKSQIEQHNSDNQASHQKRFDFIKSEIPQVEAVIQKLIDFQIAIPSWALGTGGTRFGRFSGGGEPRNLEEKIADIGLLHKLNQSSGAISLHIPWDIPQDYDAIKNLTASHGLRFDAMNSNTFQDQKGQELSYKFGSLQHVNKAVRKQAIEHNIEVIKQGLALGSDSLTVWLADGSCFPGQLNFRKAFQNTLESLQEIYAALPKDWKMFVEYKAFEPNFYSMTVGDWGQSLLFANKLGPQAYTLVDLGHHLPNANIEQIVSLLLMEGKLGGFHFNDSKYGDDDLTAGSLKPYQLFLIFNELVEGMDAKNMNHAKDLGWMIDASHNVKDPLEDLLQSVEAIMIAYTQALLVDRKALQQAQEENDTVKCQEILQNVFRTDVRAIVAEARLRSGAALDPVAAYRKLAVRQELIKERGAVTVATGL
- a CDS encoding bifunctional aldolase/short-chain dehydrogenase, which produces MSFDTKQFKHVSYLWDEAEAAKLAGDEVALLIYRSNLLGADLRLTNYGGGNTSCKAIAKDPLTGADTEIMWIKGSGGDIGTLKKSGLAALYVDRLRNLKNIYRGVAYEDEMVELFNHCIYDLASKAPSIDTPLHGFLPFKHIDHLHPDAAIAIAAAKDGKKITQELFNGEIGWVEWKKPGFELGLQLKQCLDENPGIKGIMLGSHGLFTWGDTAYESYINTLEVIEKCAEYLEQNYGKKGPVFGGQKIQSLPEDQRKKQAAALAPILRGFCSSERSMIGHFTDDARVLEFINSHDLDRLAPLGTSCPDHFLRTKISPLVLDLKPEQDLSDVKAIKEQLAPAFEAYRNMYTAYYETCKHDNSPAIRDANPVIILYPGVGLFSFSKDKQTTRVAAEFYTNAINVMKGAEAISEYTSLPRQEAFDIEYWLLEEAKLQRMPKPKSLSGRIALITGSAGGIGKAIAKKFVEEGAVVILNDMNAERLASAGEEFKKLYGKDSYTTAVLDVTNDSQIQEALEVAALAFGGVDLIVNNAGLSISKSIEDHTDKDWDLLYDVLVKGQFKITQASVAIMRKQNIGGDIINIVSKNALVSGPNNAGYGSAKAAQLHLSRLNAAELGADKIRVNVVNPDAVISDSNIWAGGWAEGRAKAYGVKVEELPAYYAKRTLLNEIILPEDIANACFAFAGGLLNKSTGNVLNVDGGVAMAFVR
- the rhaT gene encoding L-rhamnose/proton symporter RhaT → MQALLGVIFHFIGGFASGSFYIPYKKVKGWSWESYWIVGGIFSWLIVPPLAAYLTIPDFTGIIAATDGGILGLTYFFGVLWGIGGLTYGLGVRYLGVSLGSSIILGLCSVFGALIPSFYYDLHPSPGKDSFSDLISNTWGQMVLLGILVCIIGIIICGKAGMMKEKDLKAAEKDASSANNEFKIGLGLFVSIISGVLSACFAFGIDAGKDMASTANEVWKASNPNQGEFLFQNNVTYVVILLGGLTTNFIWCMLLNFRNKTFGDYTNAATPLLKNYIFSALAGTTWFLQFFFYGMGESKLGNGPSSWILHMAFIILIANLWGLILKEWKGVKSKTLTTIIVGILFIILSILIVGYGNSIK
- a CDS encoding GntR family transcriptional regulator; translated protein: MRTDNFFKLIQIDEYSATPKYMQLCDSIIAAIENAKLKKDDPLPSINELSFALDISRDTAEKGYKYLKKRNILVSVPGKGYYIGNTDFKKKIRVFLLFNKLSAHKKIIYDAFVAALGEDAAIDFYIYNNEYAIFKKLIQSKRNDYSHYVIVPHFMEGGEDAYQIINTIPADKLILLDKKIEGIEGNFSAVYENFRQDIYQALNQAKEELSKYHTLKLIFPDKSYYPTEIIDGFKLFCQQYAFTHRIIHDIETELIEKGEVYINLMEDDLVTLIEKIVSLDFKLGTEVGIISYNETPLKKLLLNGITTISTDFKLMGTMAAEMIKIKSRLTARFHFTLL